AGCGCTGGCAAATTAATCGTCACCCCGGGCGTGCGCCCAACTGGCGCTGCTCTGGGGGATCAAAAGCGCGTCATGACACCCGCTGAGGCGATTGCCGGCGGCGCCGATCATCTGGTGATTGGCAGGCCGATTACCGCAGCCCATGACCCCGCTGCGGCCGCAGCGGCAATTCTCGCTGAAATCGAAGCCGTTAAATGAAAAACCCCGCCAAGATGGCGGGGCGTTCCGAAAGCTTACTGACCCTGCAGGTTCAGCCCTGACGGGCTTTGAACCGAGGTTGCGTCTTGTTAATGACGTATACGCGGCCTTTGCGGCGCACGACACGACAGTCGCGGTGACGCTGCTTCAGCGAGCGGAGTGAGTTTTTGACCTTCATGGCCTTCTCCTTCAATCGCGGCGCGTCTTTGCGCCAGTTGCTGTTGACCCCATAATGAGGGGCCGTGAAACCCGTGGTGGGCGGTACTGGGATCGAACCAGTGACCCCTACGATGTCAACGTAGTGCTCTACCGCTGAGCTAACCGCCCGTCTTGGCGATGCGCGCAGCACCAAAAAACGGAGCGCTGCGAACCGCGCCGGTGGAGGGTCTATAAAAGGTTGGTTGCGCGGGATCAAGGGCTTTTGCAATTCTCTATTTTTAAGCTATCCTGAACTTATGGAAAACCTGCCCTTTGACCATTGCGCCTATAAAATTGTCGAACCTGCGGCTTTAGCATCCTCTGTGGTGTTTGCCTCCCCTCACAGCGGGCGCGCGTATCAGGACAGCTTTTTGAAAAGCTCTATTCTAGATGACTTAACGATTCGCAGTTCAGAAGATGCTTATATCGATCAGCTGATCGCCTGCGTCCCCGGTTTTGGCGCACCACTTTTAACCGCCAAGGCGCCCCGATCCTTTTTGGATCTTAACCGCGCCGAGGATGAGCTGGATCCAGCCCTGATTACCGGCGTTCCGAGCGCCAAGCAAAATCCACGGATTGCCTCAGGGCTGGGGATCATCCCGCGCGTCGTTGCAAATGGGCGCGCGATCTACCGCGGGAAAATGTCTAAAGAAACCGCCCAAGCGCGCATAGACACCTATTGGAAGCCCTATCATAAGGCTTTAAAAGCGCTTCTGGTGCGCGCGCAGACCAAATTTGGGCGCGCAATTTTGATCGATGTGCATTCGATGCCCCACGAGGCCGTTGCGCCAACCGGCCGTTCACAGCAAAGCACCGAAATCGTTATCGGGGATCGCTTTGGCGCCTCTGCTGAGTCGCGACTGGCCGAGAATGTGCTTGATATTTTTAGCAGCCACGGATTTCGCGTGGCGCGCAACGCGCCTTTTGCCGGTGCTTATATCACCCAGCGCTATGGTCGCCCCCATTTCAATCAACATGTTTTGCAAATCGAAATTGACCGCGCGCTTTATCTGAATGAGGCCAATATCACCCCCTCTGAGCAATTTGAGTTTTTTCGTCAACGATTGCGCAAAGTGCTGGCCGAGATTGCAAAAGCCGGCGCAGCAGAAAGCAGCCTCGCCGCCGAATAGCCGCTAGCGCAGCGCCCGCCCTTTAAGAATCGCATCCTCGCCAAATTTTTTGCGGATTTTATCCGTGGCACGCTCTGCAGCGCCGCGCTGATGAGCCTGTGGGTCCAAAAGATCTCCAGATCGCTCCGCCTGGCTGGCCGCGCATAAATCAGACAGACCCGCTCCGATCAACCGGTAGACCTGCCCTGCTGGAATTTGCGACAGCATGGCCCGCGATACACGGTAGACACGGTCTGCCAATTGCGTCGCATCCTCCAACGTTTGACGTTTGGTAATAATTTTATGGCCAGTGGTTTTAAGCTTCAGCGTTACCACACGCCC
The sequence above is drawn from the Rhodobacteraceae bacterium IMCC1335 genome and encodes:
- the rpmJ gene encoding 50S ribosomal protein L36; translated protein: MKVKNSLRSLKQRHRDCRVVRRKGRVYVINKTQPRFKARQG
- a CDS encoding N-formylglutamate amidohydrolase translates to MENLPFDHCAYKIVEPAALASSVVFASPHSGRAYQDSFLKSSILDDLTIRSSEDAYIDQLIACVPGFGAPLLTAKAPRSFLDLNRAEDELDPALITGVPSAKQNPRIASGLGIIPRVVANGRAIYRGKMSKETAQARIDTYWKPYHKALKALLVRAQTKFGRAILIDVHSMPHEAVAPTGRSQQSTEIVIGDRFGASAESRLAENVLDIFSSHGFRVARNAPFAGAYITQRYGRPHFNQHVLQIEIDRALYLNEANITPSEQFEFFRQRLRKVLAEIAKAGAAESSLAAE